A window of Verrucomicrobiota bacterium genomic DNA:
CGTATCCTGGAAGTCGGGCCGGGGACAGGTGTTTTTACTCGTCTTTTGGTTCCGGATATCAAGAAAAATGAATATTTGAAGATTGTTGAACTGAATAATGCTTTCGTCACCCATCTCTCAAACCGGCTTGAAAAAGATCCTGAATGGTTGTGTAAAAAAGATAATGTGGAGATAGTGTGTTCGGCAATTGAAAATCTTAATCTGGAAGAAAAATACGATTTTATTATTTGCGCCCTCCCCTTCAATAATTTTCCGGCATCCACCGTCAGAAGTATATTCCGTATCTTTGAGCAAGTGTGCAAACCCGGCGCAGTCATTAGTTTTTTTGAATATTTAGCCCTCAGGGATGTGAAAGTCCGATTCTCTAGCCCAGAGGAAAAACTCAGGCTTAGCTCCGTCGCACTTGGGACAAAACGTTTTCTTTCTAAACACAAACGCTCGCGTAATGTGGTTTTTCTGAATTTTCCCCCCGCCCTTGTCCACCATGTCAGGGTCAATAAAAAAGACTCTTCCCACGCCTCGAAAGACATAAAAGCTTAAGTGGCAAGTTTTTGTGAGACTTTTTGAGGAATTATGTTATTATATGAGTATGACCAAGCATTTATTCATGCTGTTTTTACTTTTAGGGCTGGCCCCTCTGTCGGCTGAAACTGAAACGAATTCCCCACAAATCCTCCTTTCTCCATCAACGGCTTTTAAAGAAGATATTGATAAAAAATGGGACTATAACCTGAATATGAATCAGACGGCCCTTGAATATAAGGCCTCTGATAAACTCAAAATTTCTGCCATCAGTGATATGAATGATGTTACTGTCCTCTCCCATTTGGAAGAGGACGTCGCCCTCGACAAAGTCATGCAGGATTTGACAAAAACTAGGACAGGGATCGGCACCTCTTATAAAATCTCCCCGAATATGACTTTGGATGCCCAAGCAGATTACTCTGTCCTCCAAAATATCGCCACCCCCGCTCCAAAATTGAACTTTTCCATTTCCAGTTCTTTTTGATTTTTGTGATCCTCGGCTTTAAAAGACTCAAAACGGACGGTATATCAAATTACGCCCGACTTGTAGCAGGTAGGACTCCGCTCCCCTTTCAGTCAGCGTAGTATTGAGCTTCGACTGAAAGCTTTTTTTCATTTTCTCATACTCTACTTTTTTTGCTATACTATCGAGATTCTTATTCGCTTGCAGGGTATTCAGATCATTCTCGGATTGTTTGGCTGTTTTATAAGCGTCTATCGCCACTGATTTCGGCATATCTAATCTTTTGACGATCCCGTACAGCGGGCGGTACTGGTAAGCTCGGGACATCTTATACTCCTCATCTCTTTCGGGACCGATGATTTCCTTCATTTTCTGCTCAAGTTCTACTTGGGCTTTTTCTTCCCGGAGCGGACAC
This region includes:
- a CDS encoding methyltransferase domain-containing protein produces the protein MAEGAFSIFISEAKRGFNTTGAVLPSSPFLAREITKPFRSRTKPARILEVGPGTGVFTRLLVPDIKKNEYLKIVELNNAFVTHLSNRLEKDPEWLCKKDNVEIVCSAIENLNLEEKYDFIICALPFNNFPASTVRSIFRIFEQVCKPGAVISFFEYLALRDVKVRFSSPEEKLRLSSVALGTKRFLSKHKRSRNVVFLNFPPALVHHVRVNKKDSSHASKDIKA
- a CDS encoding porin, which codes for MSMTKHLFMLFLLLGLAPLSAETETNSPQILLSPSTAFKEDIDKKWDYNLNMNQTALEYKASDKLKISAISDMNDVTVLSHLEEDVALDKVMQDLTKTRTGIGTSYKISPNMTLDAQADYSVLQNIATPAPKLNFSISSSF